One window of Trichoderma breve strain T069 chromosome 3, whole genome shotgun sequence genomic DNA carries:
- a CDS encoding fungal cellulose binding domain-containing protein — MKAPLFIALGIAGAASAFKATTTRYYDGQEGACGCGSSSGGAASWQLGIGNGVYTAAGSQAFFDTAGASWCGAGCGKCYQLTSTGEAPCSSCGKGGAAGQSIIVMVTNLCPNNGNAQWCPVVGGTNQYGYSYHFDIMAQNEIFGDNVVVDFEPVACPGQATSDWETCLCIDMQETDPTPVGLGDPGSGSPPPSSSSSRPPATSSSPPSGGGSQVLYGQCGGVGWTGPTTCQPPATCKAQNQWYSQCLD; from the exons ATGAAAGCCCCCCTCTTTATCGCCCTTGGCATCGCAGGCGCTGCCTCCGCGTTTAAGGCGACAACCACT CGCTATTATGACGGACAAGAGGGTGCTTGCGGATGTGGCTCGAGCTCTGGAGGCGCGGCCTCTTGGCAG CTTGGCATTGGCAACGGAGTCTATACAGCTGCTGGCTCCCAAGCTTTTTTCGATACGGCCGGTGCTTCGTGGTGTGGCGCGGGCTGCGGCAAATGCTATCAATTGACCTCTACAGGAGAGGCGCCTTGCTCATCATGTGGTAAAGGTGGCGCTGCTGGTCAGAGCATCATCGTGATGGTGACAAACCTCTGTCCTAATAATGGAAACGCGCAGTGGTGCCCAGTAGTTGGCGGCACAAACCAGTACGGCTACAGCTACCACTTCGATATTATGGCACAGAACGAAATCTTTGGAGACAACGTCGTTGTTGATTTCGAGCCTGTCGCCTGTCCAGGACAAGCTACTTCCGATTGGGAAACCTGTCTCTGCATAGACATGCAAGAAACGGACCCCACGCCTGTTGGTCTAGGCGACCCTGGTTCTGGTTCGCCGCCTCCTTCTAGCAGTTCGAGCCGGCCGCCagcgacatcatcatcaccaccatctgGCGGCGGATCACAAGTTCTCTATGGCCAATGTGGAGGGGTTGGCTGGACAGGTCCCACGACTTGCCAACCTCCAGCTACTTGCAAGGCCCAGAATCAGTGGTACTCCCAATGCCTTGATTAA
- a CDS encoding polysaccharide deacetylase domain-containing protein, translating into MGKKRVLVSWGVDVDAVAGWLGSYGGGDSTSDISRGIFAATVGTQRMLKMFDKYNIKATWFIPGHTLDSFPTEMAAVRDAGHEIGLHGYSHENPADMTLDQQRVILDKTYRQLTDFCGKPPKGSVAPWWEASAEGAQLLLDYGIEYDHSLSHHDCQAYYLRTGDSWTKIDYKKHPNEWMKPLVNGKETGLVEIPANCHGYVNPRDVEDIWRDTFDYCYREYDEFIFPITCHPDVSGRPQVILMHERLIEHFMKHEGVEFVTMGYISDDFKKRNSPAAGAAMPAPAGSMLQQKPIQ; encoded by the exons ATGGGAAAGAAGCGGGTTCTTGTGAGCTGGGGAGTTGacgttgatgctgttgctggatGGTTGGGATCGTACGGGGGCGGGGATTCAACAAGCGACATCAGTCGAG GCATCTTCGCCGCCACTGTTGGAACTCAGCGTatgttgaagatgtttgACAAATACAACATCAAAGCAACATGGTTCATTCCAGGTCACACTCTTGATTCTTTTCCAacggagatggcggcggtgcgAGACGCTGGTCATGAGATTGGCCTGCACGGCTACTCACATGAGAACCCAGCAGACATGACACTGGATCAACAACGAGTTATCCTGGACAAGACTTATAGACAGCTCACCGATTTTTGCGGCAAACCGCCCAAGGGTAGCGTTGCGCCATGGTGGGAAGCCAGTGCCGAGGGAGCACAGCTTCTGTTAGATTACGGAATTGAATATGATCACAGCCTCAGCCATCATGACTGCCAGGCGTACTATCTTCGAACCGGAGACTCATGGACCAAAATCGATTATAAAAAACATCCAAATGAGTGGATGAAGCCGTTGGTCAATGGCAAAGAAACTGGGCTTGTGGAAATTCCCGCCAATTG CCATGGATATGTAAATCCGCGAGACGTTGAGGATATCTGGAGAGACACATTCGATTATTGCTACAGAGAGTATGACGAGTTTATTTTCCCAATTACTTGCCACCCTGATGTCTCGGGCCGACCGCAGGTCATCTTGATGCACGAACG ACTTATCGAACATTTCATGAAGCATGAAGGAGTCGAATTCGTGACCATGGGTTACATTTCTGACGACTTCAAGAAGCGAAACTCTCCGGCGGCTGGCGCTGCAATGCCGGCCCCAGCGGGATCCATGCTACAACAAAAACCTATACAATAG
- a CDS encoding carbonic anhydrase domain-containing protein — MTSWDELLERNRVYSGTHIPRPDLPDVKPSPIIIFCCIDLRVPVQEFLQTSPEDAFVIRNCGGRVKPNLNDLIFMEATQVGALQNIIVIHHTDCGFTYHNDKGLKEKLKVRHPNLVAEVDSLSWDTFGSSDRLEESVREDLSLLREQKFIRQELKDNAKGYVYDIKTGILKEVV; from the exons ATGACATCTTGGGATGAACTATTAGAGCGAAACCG AGTGTACTCGGGGACGCATATCCCTAGACCCGACCTCCCAGACGTCAAGCCATCTCCGATTATTATTT TTTGTTGCATTGACCTCCGCGTTCCTGTTCAAGAGTTTCTCCAGACTTCGCCGGAAG ACGCTTTTGTTATTAGGAATTGTGGCGGACGCGTTAAGCCAAATCTCAATGATCTAATCTTTATGGAAGCAACTCAAGTAGGCGCGTTGCAAAATATCATTGTTATTCACCATACAG ATTGCGGCTTCACCTATCACAATGACAAAGGCCTCAAGGAAAAGTTAAAAGTCAGACATCCGAACCTTGTTGCAGAGGTCGATTCACTGAGTTGGGATACTTTTGGTTCTAGCGATAG GCTGGAAGAAAGTGTCCGGGAAGATTTGAGTCTTTTGAGAGAACAAAAGTTCATTCGGCAGGAACTAAAAGACAATGCCAAAGGTTATGTTTACGATATCAAGACTGGTATCCTTAAAGAAGTCGTTTGA
- a CDS encoding phosphotransferase enzyme family domain-containing protein → MNHEQYHQRIDFIKSLLQLNALEAKSIDPIEYEMDCPFPYNNFIYHVTLESPITRPMNIKSFQSDKVQPGTVPFPAQSTSILVRLPNSDPRTGLNNNNRVENEVAFMALVRQALANTKYSHIIPDVYSWAGTNSGQAFTMQQFMPGTIPAKVFETLSLEDKSIVLGQMADILALLQQFEISKTVKMFGGLKFDKHGMVTSGQMSLFKGEPSATYKDFIRSIFKVKLQEADENPVIVGWEENGLRAKLDKFIGQQLDEALKDYDQVRRVLIHGDFTTNNILFDANTLQVTALLDFDFSYVATAAEEFLGFSFGNISGGKLPGPFETGADLSLRKAMLSGFTTPFLNADASEVQWDVAAAWDKELMRAGAAKPATIPHFEDIADIYWLQDKISPFELDSPVMRRRKTAEQLRSIRSQTEEMIVKFLDRFNTSSGGAFSN, encoded by the exons ATGAACCATGAACAATATCACCAACGTATCGACTTTATCAAGTCGCTTCTCCAATTGAATGCTCTAGAG GCAAAGAGTATCGATCCCATTGAATATGAGATGGATTGTCCATTTCCGTACAATAATTTCATATATCATGTCACTCTCGAATCGCCCATCACCAGACCAATGAACATCAAATCCTTTCAGTCTGATAAAGTCCAGCCGGGAACCGTTCCATTTCCAGCACAATCTACCTCTATCCTTGTTCGACTACCAAATTCTGATCCAAGAACTGGGCTGAATAACAACAATCGCGTTGAAAATGAAGTCGCCTTCATGGCGCTAGTCCGACAGGCACTTGCGAACACAAAATATAGTCACATTATTCCAGATGTATATTCTTGGGCTGGTACAAACAGTGGTCAAGCTTTCACTATGCAGCAATTCATGCCTGGAACCATACCCGCAAAAGTTTTTGAGACGTTATCTCTGGAAGATAAATCCATTGTGCTCGGGCAAATGGCCGATATTCTGGCCTTGCTCCAGCAATTTGAGATCTCGAAAACAGTCAAAATGTTTGGAGGTCTGAAGTTTGATAAGCATGGAATGGTGACTAGTGGCCAAATGTCTCTATTTAAAGGAGAGCCTTCTGCAACCTACAAGGATTTTATTCGTTCTATCTTTAAGGTCAAGCTTCAAGAGGCCGATGAAAACCCAGTCATAGTGGGCTGGGAAGAAAACGGATTAAGAGCAAAACTTGACAAATTTATAGGTCAACAACTCGACGAAGCTTTGAAGGACTATGATCAAGTTCGTAGAGTGCTTATTCACGGAGACTTTA CAACGAATAACATCCTGTTTGATGCAAACACTCTTCAGGTGACTGCATTGTTGGATTTTGACTTTTCCTACGTTGCGACAGCCGCAGAAGAATTCCTCgggttttcttttggtaATATATCAGGTGGAAAACTTCCAGGGCCGTTTGAAACCGGAGCCGATCTCAGCCTTCGCAAAGCGATGCTCTCTGGCTTCACAACGCCTTTTCTGAATGCAGACGCTTCAGAAGTCCAGTGGGACGTGGCAGCGGCTTGGGATAAAGAGCTTATGCGAGCTGGTGCTGCAAAGCCTGCCACTATACCTCATTTTGAAGATATCGCAGATATTTACTGGCTCCAGGATAAAATAAGTCCATTTGAACTAGATAGCCCCGTTATGAGGAGACGAAAAACCGCAGAACAGCTAAGAAGTATCCGAAGCCAGACGGAGGAAATGATTGTCAAGTTTTTGGACCGCTTCAATACTTCTTCGGGTGGCGCTTTTAGTAATTAG
- a CDS encoding CNH domain-containing protein, which yields MIQDGIQKPIEEPAESRPTINLETIRELLGSQRSETADLKLDEDGRKLFFTGELKTSLTDTSNITVLVFDHAILFANISWNQSSKKIEIYRRPIPLELLLLSKVQQADTHTSRLRRFSFLGFMKASSANTVSNEAWPITFLHLGKTGYQLTLYASSEADQEKLVDLIGTARERLRVYPETFNPSLVSINFFKDSRKINCAVPSDHGRKILYGTDNGLYLSNREKHDSVPEKVLDIQKIAQIGILEEYNLLLILSNDTLQSYPLVKLDSNDFSILQNPRTLQKKCTFFKVGVCIGKHMVSCVKSGSLSSTIKVFEASHAATSGESIDGGHNDLTLSKEFYIPKQTFSVHFLKSKICFASRRGFEVVSLETLETQTLLDEPDASLEFALKNGPRPIHIERIDEEFLLNYTDFSFFVDRNGKRSRPQLRLDWNGSPQSFALSYPWIFAFESKFIELRNIEMGAMHIMPRKNLRMLHCSSHEVCKNSFWGPLLQSTIVC from the exons ATGATCCAGGACGGCATTCAAAAACCCATTGAGGAGCCTGCGGAAAGTAGGCCAACTATCAATCTGGAAACGATTCGCGAATTGCTGGGATCTCAAAGGAGCGAAACAGCAGATCTGaagcttgatgaagatggccgaaAGTTATTCTTTACGGGCGAATTGAAGACGTCTCTCACTGACACCTCAAATATTACGGTATTAGTTTTTGACCATGCAATATTATTTGCTAATATCAGCTGGAaccaaagcagcaaaaagatTGAAATCTACCGCCGGCCTATCCCTCTTGAACTTCTATTACTCTCTAAAGTCCAACAGGCGGATACGCACACATCTCGTCTTAGACGATTCTCGTTTCTTGGGTTTATGAAGGCTAGCAGTGCGAATACCGTGAGCAACGAAGCGTGGCCCATAACCTTTCTTCATTTGGGGAAAACAGGCTATCAGTTGACTCTGTATGCCTCCTCTGAAGCGGATCAAGAGAAATTGGTGGATCTTATCGGCACCGCTCGCGAGCGTCTGCGAGTTTATCCCGAAACTTTCAACCCCAGCCTTGTCTctatcaatttcttcaaggACTCAAGAAAAATTAATTGTGCTGTGCCTTCTG ATCACGGACGCAAAATACTCTATGGCACAGACAACGGCCTCTATCTCTCCAACCGTGAGAAGCATGATTCGGTCCCCGAGAAAGTCCTTGACATTCAAAAGATTGCCCAGATTGGCATTTTGGAAGAGTACAATCTCCTACTGATATTGTCGAATGATACTTTACAATCTTATCCCCTAGTGAAATTGGATTCCAATGATTTTTCGATCCTACAAAATCCGAGGACACTTCAGAAAAAGTGTACTTTTTTCAAGGTCGGAGTCTGCATAGGAAAGCACATGGTGTCATGTGTTAAGTCAGGCTCATTGTCAAGTACAATCAAGGTATTTGAAGCAAGTCATGCGGCAACTAGTGGTGAATCCATAGATGGCGGCCACAATGACCTTACACTGTCCAAAGAGTTCTACATCCCCAAACAAACATTTTCAGTGCACTTCTTGAAATCAAAAATTTGTTTCGCCAGCCGTCGAGGTTTTGAAGTTGTCTCATTAGAGACGCTCGAAACTCAGACGCTTCTTGACGAACCTGATGCCTCCCTCGAGTTCGCTCTCAAGAATGGCCCCAGGCCTATTCATATAGAGCGAATAGATGAAGAATTCCTTCTTAATTACACTGACTTCTCATTTTTCGTTGACCGCAATGGTAAGCGATCTCGACCGCAGTTGCGGTTGGACTGGAATGGATCACCACAAAGCTTTGCTCTCAGCTATCCTTGGATATTTGCATTCGAGTCAAAGTTCATTGAGCTGAGAAATATTGAGATGGGAGCGATGCATATTATGCCCCGCAAAAATCTTCGTATGCTGCACTGCAGCTCACACGAGGTATGCAAAAACTCATTCTGGGGGCCACTCCTTCAGTCAACGATCGTGTGCTAA
- a CDS encoding sugar transporter domain-containing protein codes for MEKHEEAAVAGQEVSHGGEKGELVHIDVTRDITRAEHELGFWQAMRQYPTATFWAMFFSIAVIMSGYDGQIIFSFYALPAFQKRYGNLVDGSYEIPAPWQTALGMGNPIGQVLGALASGYPMERFGRRWTLAVCCVWSIGFVFVQFFANSLPMLCAGEILGGLAYGFYVVIAPTYASEICPLALRGLLTAFINLAFVIGQFIAQGVAAGLEGREDEWAYKAPFALQWLWPLVILIGLPFAPESPYWLVRQGRKEDARKALVQLSSSKNAPDIDQVLLGVEQTDLLEQEFEATTSYLDLFKGVNRVRTEITIMVYLIQVIAGNPLIGYANYFFEQAGLNPAEAFNMGVGNTALGFVGTITSWFLLNYFKLGRRTIYNSGMWVMTLLLFIIGFLSIPSHNTGAIWAMASCMDVWTFIYQMTVGPICFVVISEISSTRLRTKSIAVSTAVQSFFNIISTIAMPYMLNSDQANWGGKAGFLFGGFSFFCTIWCHFRLPESQGRTFEELDILFQRRVPLRQFKTYDLLEEVEGEKTTTA; via the exons ATGGAGAAGCACGAGGAGGCAGCAGTAGCTGGGCAGGAAGTGAGCCATgggggggagaagggagagcTCGTTCATATCGATGTAACGCGTGATATCACTCGCGCTGAACATGAGCTTGGTTTCTGGCAGGCCATGAGACAATATCCCACGGCTACATTCTGGGCCATGTTTTTCAGTATTGCCGTTATCATGTCCGGTTATGATGGTCAAATCATCTTCTCGTTTTACGCTCTCCCAGCATTCCAGAAGCGGTACGGAAATCTCGTCGACGGCTCTTACGAAATCCCTGCCCCGTGGCAGACTGCCCTCGGAATGGGCAACCCAATCGGCCAAGTTCTCGGCGCACTTGCTAGTGGCTATCCAATGGAACGATTCGGCCGAAGATGGACATTGGCTGTGTGCTGTGTATGGTCAATTGGGTTCGTCTTTGTGCAATTCTTTGCCAATTCTCTTCCGATGCTCTGCGCCGGCGAAATTCTAGGCGGTCTAGCTTACGGTTTCTACGTGGTCATTGCTCCGACATACGCGTCGGAAATTTGTCCCCTGGCTCTCCGGGGTCTGCTCACGGCTTTCATCAACCTGGCCTTTGTCATCGGACAGTTCATTGCTCAAGGAGTTGCTGCCGGCCTAGAGGGCCGAGAAGATGAGTGGGCATATAAGGCGCCATTT GCACTACAATGGCTCTGGCCGTTAGTTATCCTCATCGGCCTACCATTTGCTCCGGAAAGTCCATATTGGCTTGTCCGTCAGGGACGCAAGGAAGATGCCCGTAAGGCATTGGTGCAATTGTCGTCTTCTAAAAATGCACCAGATATCGACCAGGTGCTGCTTGGAGTTGAGCAGACAGATCTCCTGGAGCAAGAATTTGAAGCAACAACGAGCTACTTGGATTTGTTCAAGGGTGTCAACCGCGTACGAACAGAGATCACCATCATGGTATATCTGATCCAAGTCATTGCGGGTAATCCGCTTATTGGCTATGCCAACTACTTTTTTGAACAAGCAGGTCTCAATCCTGCAGAGGCATTCAACA TGGGTGTTGGAAACACCGCCTTGGGATTCGTCGGCACCATCACATCATGGTTTCTGCTGAACTAT TTCAAACTCGGTCGCCGAACAATCTATAACTCCGGCATGTGGGTGATGACGttgcttctcttcatcatcggcttCCTCAGCATTCCATCTCACAATACAGGTGCAATTTGGGCAATGGCCAGTTGCATGGATGT GTGGACTTTTATTTATCAGATGACCGTTGGGCCTATATGCTTTGTTGTCATTTCCGAGATATCTTCTACACGATTGCGGACAAAGTCAATCGCGGTTTCTACTGCTGTTCAATCATTCTTCAACATTATTAGCACAATCGCCATGCCGTATATGCTCAATAGTGACCAGGCCAACTGGGGAGGTAAGGCGGGCTTTTTGTTCGGAGGGTTCAGTTTCTTCTGCACCATCTGGTGTCATTTCAGGCTGCCTGAGAGTCAAGGAAGGACATTTGAGGAGCTTGATATTCTTTTCCAGAGAAGAGTGCCACTAAGGCAGTTCAAGACTTATGACCTTTTGGAAGAggttgaaggagaaaagacTACGACAGCATAG
- a CDS encoding heterokaryon incompatibility protein (HET) domain-containing protein, whose protein sequence is MPDIYRGAVRVVAWIGEKTQDSDRALSFLKEMAMHQKYQLRHTWIEDWEAVDNLLARPWWSRTWVVQEIWQAREAILQCGGSTLKWKTIEKAMTYQEGDATDPRDKVFAVLGLVGKEYNDTLPDVDYRKTIEQVYREAASFIMMKEKSLDLLLAASGPNHKESLPSWVPDWRRECYFIGSTDALYLHGHGYSASGQLEPQISFSENFNILNVHALHLDTVTEVSADLGSVPSAESIIQCAHSILDKLHHVEPLQPENAVDDKKLRRILTAGAFIDPNTLRTEGQVIENVMRLRRLFVTSDGHFCIGPSKTQVGDVVSIIVGCNFPVVIRPSGSCFKVVGEAYVHNYMAGEVLKDHPIGTSRWVDTSLS, encoded by the exons ATGCCTGATATTTATCGCGGCGCCGTGCGAGTGGTAGCATGGATTGGAGAAAAGACGCAAGACAGCGACCGTGCGCTGTCGTTCCTAAAAGAAATGGCCATGCATCAGAAGTATCAGCTGCGACATACTTGGATAG AAGATTGGGAGGCTGTTGATAACCTACTTGCGAGACCGTGGTGGTCACGCACTTGGGTAGTGCAGGAGATTTGGCAGGCAAGGGAAGCTATACTCCAATGTGGCGGCTCAACACTGAAGTGGAAAACAATTGAAAAGGCCATGACGTACCAAGAAGG AGATGCTACTGATCCAAGGGACAAAGTCTTCGCTGTCTTAGGTCTTGTTGGAAAAGAATACAACGATACTTTGCCTGATGTCGACTATCGGAAAACTATTGAGCAAGTATATCGGGAGGCCGCTTctttcatcatgatgaaggagaaatCATTAGACCTTCTACTTGCTGCATCTGGCCCAAACCATAAAGAAAGTTTGCCCTCGTGGGTTCCCGACTGGAGACGAGAA TGCTATTTCATAGGCTCTACAGATGCTTTGTATTTACATGGCCATGGGTACTCTGCATCTGGTCAACTAGAGCCTCAAATCAGCTTCTCCGAAAATTTCAACATTTTAAACGTTCATGCCTTGCATCTGGATACTGTGACTGAAGTTTCGGCAGACCTTGGAAGTGTTCCGAGTGCGGAAAGTATTATCCAATGTGCGCACTCTATCCTAGATAAACTACATCATGTGGAACCTTTACAGCCGGAAAACGCCGTCGATGATAAAAAATTGAGAAGAATTCTTACAGCAGGGGCGTTCATCGATCCAAATACTTTGCGGACTGAGGGTCAAGTCATCGAAAATGTCATGCGACTGCGACGTCTTTTTGTTACAAGTGACGGCCATTTTTGCATTGGGCCATCAAAAACACAAGTTGGGGATGTAGTCTCAATCATCGTTGGCTGCAATTTTCCGGTAGTCATTCGACCTAGTGGGAGCTGCTTCAAGGTAGTCGGAGAGGCTTATG TTCACAACTATATGGCCGGCGAAGTTTTAAAAGATCACCCTATAGGAACATCGAGATGGGTTGATACATCTTTAAGctaa
- a CDS encoding cellulase (glycosyl hydrolase family 5) domain-containing protein, which translates to MKYSIVAPAILAGTAFAWLPQDRDLKAFNQTARFEELGKRFEPALASGITKIRGVNFGGWLISEPWMMSNEWNNNMGCNGAASEFDCMRNNYMGSKRATGNTKFQNHYRDWINPATVQSVHDVGLNTIRIPIGYWSYNAIVDTASEPFADGNLQLPYLDAVVQKAADLGIYVIIDLHGAPGGQQQDAFTGQNPNPAGFYNTYDYGRAEKWLSWMTNRIHTNPAYSTVGMIEVLNEPVSRHDGGGRYPAPGQDPSMVQTYYPGALKAVRDAEAALNVPSNKKLHVQFMSSKWDSGDPRSNAAVKNDPMVGFDDHNYIGFALQNTGDQYSLMHSACTDSRVVNGQDFAITGEWSMTSGADWHDGNFFTKFFTAQQQLYESPGMDGWIYWTWKTELNDPRWTYSYATYLNYIPTNAAALQQNVYQDVCAGFR; encoded by the exons ATGAAGTACTCCATCGTTGCTCCGGCTATTCTCGCCGGCACCGCCTTTGCCTGGCTGCCTCAAGACCGCGACCTGAAGGCCTTCAACCAGACCGCTCGTTTTGAGGAGCTTGGCAAGCGCTTTGAGCCTGCCCTTGCTTCTGGTATCACCAAGATCCGTGGTGTCAACTTCGGTG GATGGCTTATCAGCGAGCCATGGATGATGTCCAATGAGTGGAACAACAACATGGGCTGCAACGGTGCTGCTTCTGAGTTCGATTGCATGCGCAACAACTACATGGGCAGCAAGCGTGCTACCGGAAACACCAAGTTCCAGAACCACTACAGGGACTGGATTAACCCCGCCACCGTTCAGTCTGTTCACGATGTCGGCTTGAACACTATCCGTATCCCCATCGGCTACTGGTCCTACAACGCCATTGTCGACACGGCTAGCGAGCCATTTGCTGATGGCAACCTCCAGCTTCCGTATCTTGATGCTGTCGTTCAGAAGGCCGCTGATCTCGGAATCTACGTCATCATTGATCTTCACGGTGCCCCTGGTGGTCAGCAACAGGACGCCTTCACCGGCCAGAACCCCAACCCCGCCGGTTTCTACAACACCTACGACTATGGTCGTGCTGAGAAGTGGCTGTCTTGGATGACAAACCGCATCCACACCAACCCTGCCTACTCGACTGTTGGTATGATTGAGGTTCTCAACGAGCCTGTCTCCAGACACGATGGAGGTGGTCGCTACCCTGCTCCTGGCCAGGACCCAAGCATGGTCCAGACCTACTACCCCGGCGCCCTCAAGGCTGTTCGTGACGCCGAGGCTGCGCTGAACGTCCCAAGCAACAAGAAGCTGCACGTGCAGTTCATGTCCAGCAAGTGGGATTCTGGTGATCCTCGCAGCAACGCCGCCGTCAAGAACGACCCCATGGTTGGCTTTGACGACCACAACTACATTGGCTTTGCCCTCCAGAACACTGGCGACCAGTACTCTCTCATGCACAGTGCCTGCACTGACTCTCGTGTCGTCAACGGCCAGGACTTTGCTATCACTGGCGAGTGGAGCATGACTTCTGGTGCCGACTGGCATGACGGAAACTTCTTCACCAAGTTCTTcacagctcagcagcagctgtatGAGTCCCCCGGAATGGACGGATGGATCTACTGGACCTGGAAGACCGAGCTGAACGACCCCCGATGGACCTACTCTTATGCTACCTACCTCAACTACATCCCAACTAACGCCGCTGCCCTACAGCAGAACGTTTACCAGGACGTCTGCGCTGGATTCAGGTAA
- a CDS encoding eukaryotic aspartyl protease domain-containing protein, with protein MRGPLSAILLAMTLLPTGALSQSGNFRSPAILPLKARVRQAESYQRRKRQTPNISEPLSNWYSGTDLQWYGELNVGTPPQTLTVVFDTGSSDVVIPSTQCDANPGCTGLQHRFAPEKSETFTSLNGSFRISYSTGTGVAASGNVEIEGVISRDVISVAGLQLQDFQFGLITNQSAALGVDPFDGIVGMGFSSGLTTGPHTFIGGVNGSGQIPQAVYGLYLTPQSVGHAEISLGGVDSSKLVSEINYIPVFPATGQFNGTFEKVYVDNTITNVSSNYAIYDSGTANIVAPKNDAEEIYAMISPDIKPVDTAGTYGIPCSKLKDIKSSISFIIGGRNYTIPSQELSVGPISDQPEICQTLINSSGDDEAKSLWVIGGSLLKYYYTVWDIENVRFGLAQTLHSP; from the exons ATGAGGGGCCCTCTCTCCGCAATTCTCTTGGCCATGACTCTGCTCCCCACCGGAGCTTTGTCACAGAGTGGAAACTTCCGCTCTCCAGCCATATTGCCGCTAAAGGCTCGAGTGCGGCAGGCCGAGAGTTATCAGCGGCGAAAGCGGCAAACGCCCAACATCTCGGAGCCGCTGAGTAATTGGTATAGCGGTACAGATTTGCAG TGGTACGGGGAACTAAATGTTGGGACGCCGCCGCAAACTCT TACTGTAGTGTTTGATACCGGCTCATCGGATGTCGTGATTCCATCCACACAATGCGACGCAAACCCTGGATGCACCGGACTGCAACATCGATTCGCCCCGGAAAAATCGGAGACGTTTACTTCCCTTAATGGTTCATTCCGAATCTCATATTCTACAGGAACCGGCGTCGCAGCTTCAGGCAATGTCGAGATTGAAGGTGTGATCTCGCGAGATGTGATTTCTGTCGCAGGtctccaactccaagacTTCCAGTTTGGTCTTATTACAAACCAGTCGGCCGCGCTTGGCGTTGATCCGTTTGACGGAATCGTGGGTATGGGATTTTCATCCGGCCTGACCACTGGCCCACATACATTTATCGGCGGCGTAAATGGCAGTGGACAGATCCCTCAAGCTGTTTATGGTCTCTACTTGACGCCGCAGTCCGTAGGGCATGCGGAAATCAGCCTCGGCGGCGTGGATAGCTCAAAGTTGGTCAGCGAGATCAACTACATCCCGGTGTTTCCAGCGACGGGGCAATTCAACGGGACTTTCGAAAAAGTCTATGTTGACAATACGATCACCAATGTGTCCTCTAACTATGCCATCTACGATTCCGGCACAGCGAATATTGTTGCTCCCAAAAATGATGCTGAGGAGATTTATGCAATGATTTCTCCGGATATTAAGCCCGTCGATACAGCGGGAACATACGGGATACCTTGTTCAAAGCTGAAGGATATCAAGTCGTCAATTTCTTTCATTATTGGAGGCCGCAATTATACAATTCCTTCCCAGGAGCTCAGCGTTGGGCCAATCTCAGACCAGCCAGAGATCTGCCAGACGCTTATCAACAgtagtggtgatgatgaagcgaAAAGCTTGTGGGTAATTGGTGGCAGCTTGCTAAAGTACTATTATACAGTTTGGGACATAGAAAATGTCCGGTTCGGGCTTGCTCAGACTTTGCATTCGCCTTAG